In Sphaeramia orbicularis chromosome 15, fSphaOr1.1, whole genome shotgun sequence, a single genomic region encodes these proteins:
- the pno1 gene encoding RNA-binding protein PNO1: MDTDKNVTYDATPAMEGKDETDSFTAVKSKKSHKRKREQDGADMDTETVATKRPQFPPISGEKLRGPDEMRKIAVPAHRYTPLKENWLKIFTPIVENLQLQVRFNLKTRNVEIKTCKDTQDISSLTKAADFVRAFVLGFQVEDALALIRLDELFLESFDVTDVKPLKGDHLSRAIGRIAGKGGKTKFTIENVTKTRIVLADTKVHILGSFQNIKMARTAICNLILGSPPSKVYGNIRVVASRTAERF; this comes from the exons ATGGACACAGACAAAAATGTAACCTACGATGCTACACCAGCCATGGAGGGTAAAGATGAAACAGACTCTTTCACAGCGGTTAAGTCTAAAAAGAGTCACAAGCGAAAACGTGAACAAGATGGAGCGGACATGGACACGGAGACCGTGGCGACCAAGCGGCCGCAGTTTCCACCAATCTCTGGCGAAAAACTCAGG GGGCCAGATGAGATGCGTAAAATTGCGGTCCCAGCTCACAGATACACCCCGCTGAAGGAAAACTGGCTGAAGATTTTTACTCCTATTGTTGAGAACCTACAGCTACAAGTCAGATTCAACCTGAAAACTAGAAATGTTGAAATTAAA ACATGCAAAGACACGCAGGACATCAGCTCCCTTACAAAAGCTGCAGATTTTGTGAGAGCCTTTGTGCTCGGTTTCCAGGTTGAA GATGCCCTAGCTCTCATCAGATTAGATGAGCTTTTCCTAGAAAGCTTTGATGTCACAGATG TGAAACCTCTGAAAGGAGATCACTTATCCCGAGCCATTGGGAGAATTGCAGGGAAGGGAGGAAAAACCAAATTCACCATTGAAAATGTCACAAAGACCCGCATAGTGTTAGCAGACAC AAAAGTTCACATATTGGGATCTTTCCAGAATATCAAGATGGCCCGGACAGCAATATGTAACTTAATCTTAG gAAGTCCACCTTCAAAGGTCTATGGTAACATCAGGGTGGTGGCCAGCAGGACCGCTGAGAGATTTTGA
- the dnaaf10 gene encoding dynein axonemal assembly factor 10, whose protein sequence is MSSPLAKPQIITHIQKSLNYTVFDSKWIPCSAKFVCLGNFARGTGVMQIYEVQHGEAQLVKEVEKPKPIKCGTYGATSLQQRHIATGDFDGNLNIWNLETPEEPIYSVKAHKEIVNSIDGVGGLGIGDGAPEIVTGSRDGTVKVWDPRQKDSPVANMEPMEGETKRDCWTVAFGHAFNDQDRCVCAGYDNGDIKLFDLRNMSLRWESNIKNGVCCVEFDRKDINMNKLVATSLEGKFYVYDMRTQHPTKGFASVSEKAHKSTIWQVKHLPQNRDIFMTAGGAGNLHLWKYEYPGQRSKKDSDDVDVGVTGSVSLLQNVTLSTQPIASLDWSPDKQGLCVCSGFDQSVRVLIVTKLNMV, encoded by the exons ATGTCATCTCCTCTAGCGAAACCCCAGATAATTACACATATTCAGAAAAGTTTGAACTACACAGTATTTGACAGCAAATGGATTCCCTGCAGCGCCAAATTTGTCTGCCTGGGGAACTTTGCAAGAGGAACCGGAGTAATGCAGATTTATGAAGTACAACACGGAGAGGCTCAGCTTGTGAAGGAG GTAGAGAAACCTAAACCTATAAAATGTGGGACGTATGGGGCCACATCTCTTCAGCAAAGACACATAGCAACTGGAGATTTTGATGGCAATCTCAATATATG GAATCTGGAGACACCTGAAGAACCAATTTACTCTGTGAAGGCCCACAAAGAAATTGTGAACAGTATTGATGGAGTTGGGGGTCTGGGGATCGGTGATGGTGCACCTGAGATTGTCACTGGAAGTAGAGATG GGACTGTGAAAGTATGGGATCCCAGGCAGAAGGACTCACCTGTAGCCAACATGGAGCCTATGGAAGGAGAGACCAAAAGGGACTGCTGGACTGTTGCCTTTG GGCACGCCTTTAACGATCAGGACCGCTGTGTATGTGCTGGCTACGATAATGGAGACATCAAACTCTTTGACCTGCGGAATATGTCCTTACGCTGGGAAAGTAACATTAAAAATGGG GTGTGCTGTGTGGAGTTTGACAGGAAGGACATCAACATGAATAAACTAGTGGCCACCTCACTGGAGGGAAAATTCTACGTCTATGACATGAGGACTCAGCACCCCACCAAAGGCTTTGCCTCTGTTTCCGAAAAG gCTCATAAGTCAACTATCTGGCAGGTGAAGCATTTGCCTCAAAACAGAGACATCTTCATGACCGCAGGAGGAGCAGGAAACCTACACCTATGGAAATA TGAGTACCCTGGTCAGAGAAGTAAAAAGGACTCTGATGATGTGGATGTGGGCGTCACAGGATCCGTCAGTCTCCTACAGAACGTCACTCTGTCCACTCAGCCAATCGCCAGCCTCGACTGGAGCCCCGATAAGCAgggcttgtgtgtgtgttcaggcttTGACCAGTCTGTTCGAGTACTTATTGTAACCAAACTCAACATGGTGTAA